The following is a genomic window from Myxosarcina sp. GI1.
TATCTAACTCCAAATCTAATTTAATATGATTTACCTGTCCTGGGCGATCGGGATTATAGTGCGGTTTTGCCCCTGGGAGTTCAAAAGAGGGACGTTCTTCAACATCAAAATAAGAATAATTGTGCGACATAAATATTTAGGCAATTTTTATTAGAGCTACTGCTTATAAAGATATCGAGTAAACCAGTTCGATTGCTACGTACTAATAAATTGACTTTTATACAATTTTGTTTACCTACTAATATTTGATATAGAGCCAAAACAATTTTGGTCATCTAGTTTGCACTGGTATCCGCAATGGTAAAGTCCGCTCGAACAGTTTTGCTCGTCGCTGGTGTGGGAGATGTTAAAGAGTACCAGCACTCGTTACAGCAAGATGATAAATCTGAGTATCGCTTTTTAAGCGCATCATCTGACGAGCAAATTTTAGCTCTGTGCCAGACAGATCGGATCGATATTATTATTTTAGAGTCCGATCGCCCAGAGTCCTCTGGCTTGGAAGTACTAAAATGGCTCAAAACTCAGATGGGGCAAAGTTGTCCGCCAATTATCGCTATCGGTATTGACGATGCAGAAATAGCCGTACTCTTTCTCAAAGCAGGGGCGGCAGACTACTTAATAAAAGAGCGAATTACCCCAGATAAACTCTGCAACTCTTTGCAAGGGGCGATGGAGCAATCCACCAGCGAAGCGATCGCCAACAGTACGAGTCAGACACAGCAGCGTTCGGAAAGGCAAATTGAAAGTGGATTTAATTTTCAGGCGATCGAGAATTTGCCAGTCGGAGCAGTGTTTGTTGTCGATCGCGATCTGCGCTATTTACTTGCCGAAGGCGAAGCTCTTTACACTGCGGGATTTAAACCCGAAGATCTGGTTGGGCGCACAATTTTTGAGGCACTTCCCCCCGAATTAACCAGCAAATATGAGGAATTATATCGTCAGGTTCTAGCAGGGAAGACATTCTCCTGGGAACACAACGCTCATGGCTCTACCTATATCTCTCGTGGAACTCCCCTAAGTGACTCACAGGGTGAGATTTATGCCGTGCTTGCGGTTTCTTACGACATCAGCGAGCGCAAACAAGCTGAAGCAGTCTTGAAGGCAGACCTTGAAGCTACACAATTGCTGCACGATTTAAGCACGCGACTGGTTACTGAAAATAATATTCAGGTGCTTTACGACGAAATTGTGGCAACGGCAATTGCTCTAACGAAAGCCGATGCGGGAACGATACAAATTTTGGATGAAGAAACCGAAGATCTTCTGCTACTAGCAACTCAAGGTTTTGAGCGCACCATGACCGAACATTTCTATCGCGTCAACGCCAATTCCCAGACTCCTTGTGGCATTGCCCTGGCAGAGGGCGATCGCACTTTTATAGATTTCGATGTGCCAGCCAGCGAAGACCCCGATGGCTCGCTGCGAATGCACCTAGAAGCGGGATTTTATTCGTCGCAGTCAACCCCCCTAATCTCCCGTTCGGGTAAACCCATCGGGATGTTTTCAACTCATTGGTGCAAACACCACCGACCGACAGAGCGCGAATTACAGTTTCTCGATTTACTGGCGCGTCAAGCTGCCGATGAGATCGAACGGTGGCAAATTAAAACAGCCCTACACGAGAGCGAAACAAAATTTCGCTTATTAGTCACTGCTGGCTCGGATCTAATCTACAAAATGAGTGCAGATTGGCATGAGATGTATAGCCTCGAAGGCAAAAACTTCCTTGTCAGTACCAAGCACTCAAGCCAAACCTGGATAGAAACCTATATTCCCAAACAAGAGCGATCGCTGGTATGGGCTACCATTCAAGAATCAATCCGAACCAAGAGTCAGTTTGAGTTAGAACATCGAGTTATTCAACAGAATGGCAAGATCGGCTGGACGTTCTCGCGTGCCATCCCCATGCTGAACGAGCAAGGTGAAATTATTGAGTGGTTCGGAGCAGCCAGTAATATCACCGAGCGCAAACAAGCCGAAGCAGCTTTACGGGAATTGGAAATTCAACGAGTTCGAGAACAAGCAGAGCGGGAAAAAGAACGCGATCGTGCCGAAAACCTAGCAGAACTCGATCGCGCCAAAACTATTTTTTTTAGTAATATCAGTCATGAATTCCGTACTCCCCTGACCTTATTACTCGCTCCTTTAGAAGATGCCTTAAAAGATCTCAACTATCCCCTACCCGAACCACAACGAGAACGGCTACAGTTAGCACATTGTAACAGTTTACGCCTACTTAAATTGGTAAATACTCTGCTGGATTTTTCCCGCGTGGAAGCAGGACGACTGCAAGCCAACTACGAACCTACAGATTTAGCTACTTATACGGCAGAACTGGCAAGCACCTTTCGTTCGGCGATCGAGGATGGAGGATTAGAATTTGTGGTCGATTGTCCCCCCTTACCAAAGTTGGTTTATATAGATCGTTCGATGTGGGAAAAAATTGTTTTGAATCTGCTTTCTAATGCCTTTAAATTTACCCAAGAGGGAACTATTGTTGTTTCTTTGCAAGCCACTCCAGAAGATCGAGTACAACTAATCGTTAGGGATACGGGGATCGGAATTGATGTTGAAGAATTACCTCATGTTTTCGATCGCTTTTATCAAATTCAGGGAAGACAGGGACGTAGTTCTGAAGGGTCGGGTATTGGTTTATCTCTGGTACGAGAACTGGTGAAACTTCAAGGGGGTGAAATTGAGGTGAGCAGCGAAGTCGATCGCGGTACGACCTTTACCGTGACAATTCCTCTAGGAAAAGAGCATTTATCTGGCAACCCCTTACAGCAAAACGAAACTAAGTCCCCAACAGATATTCCCACCCCAACTTCTACAGCGAGAACCGCTAATTCCATTGTGGCAGAAGCTCAACGCTGGCTACCACAAGAAGAAATAACCCTGTCTTCCGAGCTTCCCACTACCAACAGTAAGAGAGGGCGCATTCCGATCGTGGATGATAATGCAGATTTGCAAAACTATCTCCAAAAATTATTAAGCCCAGATTACCAGGTGGCAACCGCTAATAATGGATTGGCTGCCCTGAACAAAATTCGCGAAGCGGTTGAAGAAAATGATAGTAGCAATAGGTACGATCTAATACTGGCGGACATCATGATGCCAGAGATGGATGGATTTGAGTTACTGCGATCGCTCAGAGCCGATCCTAATACTCAAGAAATACCAATTATTTTACTTTCCGCTCGTGCAGGGGAAGAATCGCGGGTGGAAGGGTTGGCTGCTGGTGCAGATGACTATTTAATCAAACCTTTTTCGCCACGTGAGCTATTAGCGCGAGTTAATAGCCACTTAAACTTAGTCCAAATGCGTCGGGAAGCAATTCACCGCGAACGAGCGATGCAAGAAATGCACGAACAGAACAAAATTTTAGAATATCGAGTGCGAGAACGTACCGCTCGACTAAAAGCCATCAACCAAGAGTTGGAAGCGTTTTCTTATTCGGTTTCCCACGATTTGCAAACGCCCCTACACTATATCAGTAGCTTTGCCAAAAAGCTGCAAGCAAAACTCAACTCAAAACTCGACCCTACTAATAAAAGGTATTTTAAGATCGTCGTGCAATCTGCCGAACAGTCTCAACAAATGGTGCATAGTCTGCTGGAATTTTCGCGCCTGGGACAGGCACCACTACGCCTTGTCCGAGTGCCGATGGGTATATTGGTGCAGTTGGTACAACAGCAACTAGAATTAGAGATAGAGGAACGAGTCGTGCATTGGCAAATCGAGCCACTACCAGAAGTGCTAGGAGATCCAACTTTGCTGCGGTTGGTGCTGCAAAACTTAATGTCTAATGCGATTAAGTACACTAGCGATCGCACCGAAGCTGAAATTACCATTGGTAGTAGCAAAAGCAATGGCGAAATCGTTTTTTTTGTTAAAGACAATGGAGTAGGGTTTGACATGGAATACCACGATCGGCTTTT
Proteins encoded in this region:
- a CDS encoding ATP-binding protein, producing the protein MVKSARTVLLVAGVGDVKEYQHSLQQDDKSEYRFLSASSDEQILALCQTDRIDIIILESDRPESSGLEVLKWLKTQMGQSCPPIIAIGIDDAEIAVLFLKAGAADYLIKERITPDKLCNSLQGAMEQSTSEAIANSTSQTQQRSERQIESGFNFQAIENLPVGAVFVVDRDLRYLLAEGEALYTAGFKPEDLVGRTIFEALPPELTSKYEELYRQVLAGKTFSWEHNAHGSTYISRGTPLSDSQGEIYAVLAVSYDISERKQAEAVLKADLEATQLLHDLSTRLVTENNIQVLYDEIVATAIALTKADAGTIQILDEETEDLLLLATQGFERTMTEHFYRVNANSQTPCGIALAEGDRTFIDFDVPASEDPDGSLRMHLEAGFYSSQSTPLISRSGKPIGMFSTHWCKHHRPTERELQFLDLLARQAADEIERWQIKTALHESETKFRLLVTAGSDLIYKMSADWHEMYSLEGKNFLVSTKHSSQTWIETYIPKQERSLVWATIQESIRTKSQFELEHRVIQQNGKIGWTFSRAIPMLNEQGEIIEWFGAASNITERKQAEAALRELEIQRVREQAEREKERDRAENLAELDRAKTIFFSNISHEFRTPLTLLLAPLEDALKDLNYPLPEPQRERLQLAHCNSLRLLKLVNTLLDFSRVEAGRLQANYEPTDLATYTAELASTFRSAIEDGGLEFVVDCPPLPKLVYIDRSMWEKIVLNLLSNAFKFTQEGTIVVSLQATPEDRVQLIVRDTGIGIDVEELPHVFDRFYQIQGRQGRSSEGSGIGLSLVRELVKLQGGEIEVSSEVDRGTTFTVTIPLGKEHLSGNPLQQNETKSPTDIPTPTSTARTANSIVAEAQRWLPQEEITLSSELPTTNSKRGRIPIVDDNADLQNYLQKLLSPDYQVATANNGLAALNKIREAVEENDSSNRYDLILADIMMPEMDGFELLRSLRADPNTQEIPIILLSARAGEESRVEGLAAGADDYLIKPFSPRELLARVNSHLNLVQMRREAIHRERAMQEMHEQNKILEYRVRERTARLKAINQELEAFSYSVSHDLQTPLHYISSFAKKLQAKLNSKLDPTNKRYFKIVVQSAEQSQQMVHSLLEFSRLGQAPLRLVRVPMGILVQLVQQQLELEIEERVVHWQIEPLPEVLGDPTLLRLVLQNLMSNAIKYTSDRTEAEITIGSSKSNGEIVFFVKDNGVGFDMEYHDRLFELFQRLHSQEQFAGTGVGLAQVKRIVHRHGGRVWAEGEVGRGATFYFSVGSE